A stretch of Zootoca vivipara chromosome 13, rZooViv1.1, whole genome shotgun sequence DNA encodes these proteins:
- the LOC118095274 gene encoding uncharacterized protein LOC118095274 translates to MEQTVSRRRLGFSLLSVTFLLCLTSGAFGSIDPDNLKAIIDYIREYGIANNHYAVAVRLDNRYCRSPTRRNLETALPRNQMDQMRSAISKKNGIYNPQQIGDVVAARPNFQRDPIEHAEWRLLTGDQNSPVERILANKDQNSCLIFFSQLSPCVNQCLNENVMRNIVRVVNPLFNRYNEDGRAFVFESIYRKDAVKEHEVVLGAWQRIQRAPLFRCYAGNRACIKCFNSNQPVSNSPCLAN, encoded by the exons ATGGAGCAGACA GTGTCCAGAAGGCGGCTGGGTTTCAGCCTGTTGAGTGTGACTTTCCTGCTCTGCTTGACAAGTGGAGCCTTTGGGTCTATAGATCCAGACAACCTGAAGGCAATCATCGACTACATCAGAGA gtATGGCATCGCCAATAACCATTATGCTGTTGCTGTAAGACTGGATAACAGATACTGCAGAAGTCCTACACGGCGGAATTTAGAGACTGCTTTGCCTAGAAACCAAATGGATCAGATGCGTAGTGCTATTAGCAAGAAAAATGGAATTTATAACCCACAGCAGATAGGGGATGTTGTTGCAGCCAGGCCAAACTTCCAGAGAGACCCGATAGAGCATGCTGAATGGCGCTTACTGACTGGAGACCAGAATAGCCCAGTAGAAAGGATCCTAGCCAATAAGGACCAGAATAGTTGCCTGATCTTCTTCAGCCAATTATCCCCCTGTGTGAACCAATGTCTCAATGAGAATGTCATGAGAAACATTGTACGGGTGGTCAACCCCCTTTTTAACAGGTACAATGAAGATGGCAGGGCTTTTGTTTTCGAGTCCATTTACAGAAAGGATGCAGTAAAAGAACATGAGGTTGTGTTGGGGGCCTGGCAACGCATCCAGCGTGCCCCACTCTTCCGGTGCTATGCAGGTAACAGAGCCTGCATCAAATGTTTTAACAGTAACCAACCTGTTAGCAACAGTCCCTGCTTGGCCAATTAA
- the LOC118094636 gene encoding uncharacterized protein LOC118094636: protein MCVDFGRYGIKNIHYAVAIRLDHAYCAEPTPMTLETALPWSKMQQMKSALDHRNGIYVPKPIGDVVAARPRFTRSKEHAEWRLLTGGQNSPIERILSNKDQNSCLIFFSKLSPCVERCLNESDTRNIVQMVNPLFNRYSEDSRAFVFETVYMKDTVKEHEAVVGAWEHIQGAPLFRCYSSNRGCIKCFDDNQSGGRNPCLGNEAEPKR from the exons ATGTGTGTGGATTTTGGAAG GTATGGaattaaaaacatccattatgCTGTGGCTATAAGACTGGACCATGCATACTGCGCAGAACCTACACCAATGACCTTGGAGACAGCTTTGCCCTGGAGCAAAATGCAGCAGATGAAGAGTGCTCTCGACCACAGGAATGGAATATATGTCCCAAAGCCAATAGGAGATGTCGTTGCAGCTAGGCCAAGATTTACCCGTAGTAAAGAGCACGCTGAATGGCGCTTGCTGACTGGAGGCCAGAATAGCCCCATAGAAAGGATCCTATCCAATAAAGACCAAAACAGTTGCCTGATCTTCTTTAGCAAATTATCTCCTTGTGTAGAACGTTGCCTCAATGAGAGCGACACAAGAAACATTGTCCAGATGGTCAACCCCCTTTTTAACAGATACAGTGAGGATTCCAGGGCTTTTGTTTTCGAGACTGTTTACATGAAGGATACAGTGAAAGAGCATGAGGCTGTGGTGGGGGCTTGGGAACACATCCAGGGTGCCCCCCTATTCCGGTGCTACAGTAGCAACAGAGGCTGCATTAAATGTTTCGATGACAATCAGTCGGGTGGCAGAAACCCCTGCTTAGGCAATGAGGCAGAGCCAAAAAGATAG